One region of Monomorium pharaonis isolate MP-MQ-018 chromosome 11, ASM1337386v2, whole genome shotgun sequence genomic DNA includes:
- the LOC105829107 gene encoding WD repeat-containing and planar cell polarity effector protein fritz, giving the protein MFALTGEVNFWTFDDNINIEVTDFGAFKYHDKRIDGTYEEGKRSYCQERGMTYVPENKKGNKLKHSIKYLEEQLRDNSVIYCQWYDDSIVQVMLSNGLLVQIQVCLISGDVQEIHFDKYLVGKLSEHISDVIITKSHLVCTYNENLVTLVYFTKSKTHIFDKISKLEPKLITTDLFIPNGRRLDKKIQVNKSANLILIWRKSTMNEVYPWSPTVKQYHRANMHLFQLTGTKLELLCYIRTEFDPLCITFDACDDNVIHSVEQKVSRKGEVTVEWHTYEVSRQNKLKRIAVISVPLPTHTSCVKFSPNQELLLLCCIDGTIMMYDQTKSTSISVKAAFIPTLAAWHSDGMIFVVGNDRGQFQHFDITLMCIKSQTLTDDATPANILDLSSYFRNQHALLHMEWNKKSDLNQIRYYNNGNSLFLLLFERGPIGVIKIIEGDTFSGDELVRKYLSESRAEQATSLLLSMNWDTHSRVCMHSLNQILNYLFKLPLTTEREALIQNALGSFHVPIKPISQAVEEEYGDEVRDLTRRFFHHLLRYKMFEKAFRLAIDLNDHDLFMDIHFYAMVLNDMELATAAKEKAENILSRSNSCSGSHSTCSRTSCSICSDSSNEKEEEEEEEENEEVEEEEEGEDDDDDEGEEEEEIEATYTEESEDSQKEERPNLKRSKRHHYRKTSGSSQIPPLPVVHPHHTAKSTLCASYNNIPSTTKTDYILVPSSFDTSDNILTTSFNHSSHISSPFLTSTSFNKSLYSTHSNFIPTSAVNVMDNSQVFNNASDDLMTTSFGSLSLTESEIADDRASNNFDERYNKTLLNEIPYSFNGSAANVVTTCAQDDSFISTSFNKPIYESENIQSNYLTSCLNNVDNNIMSTSFSTRIASTPISHSNSVNVPANNNFETASTLRGTKSSKISDKLLTKTFTDTNTHTMNQSPLPDSICNNLMSTSFNYPEEYATLESSDITFPNAFNNANNDQTKSQQHPVIEEKELSVTVPPPLPPSLISSLSNYLHGLPRKNYHLSSSTPGLSNIKESEKFVSNKMQMQSRILQKQNSTISNIPDNQKTSPSFKTYRYNYDLDYIPFHGTRDDTDLQLSQTISRKFPSRNFHPSYGIQHGLFENRYLSRSSQNNTNRETKIFSNVPPLPVINTSIANSKICSTYPSFADTTSSLSNEKPKVKFSDTVTHILVPGTAQVYRQKRSTTQTHITDPKRELAESLPLCLGNEDYLKDFQPLCKDNAEEKIKESSKTDDSTKIKVVHFGLL; this is encoded by the exons ATGTTCGCATTAACGGGAGAGGTCAACTTTTGGACTTTCGACGACAATATAAACATAGAAGTCACGGATTTTGGCGCGTTTAA ATATCATGATAAACGTATCGATGGCACATACGAGGAGGGTAAAAGATCCTATTGCCAAGAGCGTGGTATGACATACGTtccagaaaataaaaagggaaataaattaaaacattctattaaatatttggag gAACAGCTCAGAGACAATTCTGTAATTTATTGTCAGTGGTATGATGATTCTATTGTGCAAGTAATGCTCAGCAACGGCTTACTGGTTCAAATACAAGTTTGTCTCATTAGTGGTGATGTGCAAGAAATTCATTTTGACAAATATCTTGTGGGAAAGTTATCTGAACATATATCTGATG tGATTATTACCAAAAGTCATTTGGTTTGTACATACAATGAGAATTTGGTAACACTGgtgtattttacaaaatctaAAACTCACATTTTTGATAAGATCAGCAAGTTGGAACCCAAGTTAATCACAACGGATTTATTTATACCTAATGGACGCAGActggataaaaaaattcaagtgAACAAATCTGCTAATTTG ATATTGATTTGGCGAAAATCTACAATGAATGAAGTTTATCCTTGGAGTCCCACTGTGAAACAATACCATCGAGCTAACATGCATCTTTTCCAGCTTACAGG aacaaagttagaattgttATGTTATATACGTACTGAATTTGATCCCTTGTGTATTACGTTTGATGCATGCGATGACAATGTTATTCATTCTGTAGAGCAAAAGGTTTCGAGAAAG ggAGAAGTTACCGTAGAATGGCATACATACGAAGTTTCTCGGCAGAACAAATTAAAGAGAATCGCTGTGATTTCCGTACCATTGCCGACACACACAAGTTGCGTGAAATTTTCACCCAATCAggaattattacttttatgttGCATTGATGGCACTATTATGATGTATGATCAAACCAAGTCGACAAGCATCAGTGTAAAAGCTGCTTTT aTACCTACTTTAGCTGCTTGGCATAGCGACGGTATGATATTCGTGGTAGGTAACGACAGAGGtcaatttcaacattttgatATCACTTTAATGTGCATCAAAAGCCAGACATTAACCGACGACGCAACGCCAGCGAATATTCTCGATTTATCATCATATTTTCG GAATCAGCATGCTTTGCTACATATGGAATGGAATAAGAAAAGCGACCTGAATCAAATTCGTTATTACAACAATGGCAATTCTTTGTTCCTGCTACTTTTCGAACG AGGACCAATTggtgttattaaaataatcgaaGGCGATACTTTCTCCGGGGATGAATTAGTCAGAAAGTATTTGTCAGAGTCTCGAGCAGAACAAGCGACTTCTTTGTTGCTGTCAATGAACTGGGATACGCATTCACGCGTGTGCATGCATTCgctaaatcaaatattaaattatttatttaagttacCATTAACAACGGAACGCGAAG CTCTGATACAGAATGCATTAGGCAGTTTTCATGTACCTATTAAACCAATAAGCCAAGCTGTTGAAGAAGAATATGGGGATGAAGTGAGAGATTTGACGAGACGATTCTTCCATCACTTATTAAG gTATAAAATGTTTGAGAAGGCTTTTCGGCTAGCTATTGATTTAAATGATCACGATCTCTTCATggacatacatttttatgctATGGTTTTGAATGATATGGAACTGGCGACTGCGGCTAAAGAGAAGGCTGAGAATATTCTGAGCAGATCAAACAGCTGCAGTGGCTCGC attctaCATGTTCGAGAACATCGTGTTCTATATGTTCCGATTCAAGCAATGaaaaggaagaggaggaagaagaggaagaaaacgAGGAGGtcgaggaagaagaggaaggggaggacgatgacgacgacgaaggggaagaggaagaggagataGAGGCGACGTATACTGAAGAGAGCGAAGATTCTCAGAAGGAAGAACGGCCTAATCTGAAACGATCGAAGAGGCATCATTACAGAAAGACTTCTGGCTCAAGTCAAATTCCACCCTTGCCAGTTGTCCATCCTCACCACACTGCGAAGAGCACACTTTGCGCGTCCTACAATAATATTCCGTCCACTACTAAGACTGATTACATCTTAGTACCTTCATCCTTTGACACTTCCGATAACATTTTAACAACTTCGTTTAATCACTCTTCGCACATTTCGAGCCCGTTTTTAACGTCGAcctcttttaataaatcattgtACAGCAcacattcaaattttataccgACTAGTGCGGTAAATGTCATGGACAATTCTCAAGTGTTCAATAATGCATCGGACGATTTGATGACTACGTCATTCGGTAGCTTATCTCTTACTGAATCGGAGATTGCGGATGATCGAGCTAGCAATAATTTCGACGAAAGATATAATAAGACGTTACTTAACGAAATACCATATTCTTTCAACGGTTCCGCCGCTAACGTAGTAACAACTTGCGCACAGGACGACAGTTTTATCTCTACTTCTTTTAATAAGCCTATCTATGAATCGGAGAACATTCAATCGAATTATTTGACGAGCTGCTTAAACAACGTCgacaataatattatgtcGACGTCGTTCAGTACTCGAATCGCTAGCACTCCTATCTCGCACAGTAATTCTGTCAATGTGCCAGCGAACAATAATTTCGAAACAGCTTCTACATTACGAGGCACGAAATCCTCAAAGATAtctgataaattattaactaaaaCTTTCACTGATACTAATACTCATACAATGAATCAATCACCTCTTCCGGACAGTATTTGTAACAATCTAATGTCTACTTCGTTTAATTATCCCGAAGAATACGCGACTCTTGAAAGCAGCGATATTACATTTCCCAATGCGTTTAACAACGCCAACAACGATCAGACTAAGTCACAACAGCATCCTgtaatagaagaaaaagaattgagCGTTACTGTTccaccaccactaccaccTTCTCTGATCAGTTCTCTCTCTAATTATCTTCATGGTTTACCcagaaaaaattatcacttaTCTAGCAGCACTCCGGGTTTATCGAATATTAAGGAATCAGAGAAATTTGTATCGAACAAAATGCAAATGCAGTCACGCATTTTGCAAAAGCAAAACTCCACAATATCTAATATTCCCGACAACCAGAAAACATCACCGTCTTTCAAgacatatagatataattatgatttagATTACATACCGTTTCACGGTACTCGCGACGATACAGACTTACAACTTTCACAAACGATCAGCAGAAAGTTTCCCTCGCGAAATTTTCATCCCAGTTACGGCATACAACATGGATTATTCGAAAATAGATATTTGTCGAGATCTTCTCAAAACAATACGAATAgagaaactaaaatattttctaatgtaCCACCTCTGCCTGTAATTAATACCTCTATCGCTAATTCGAAGATTTGCTCCACATATCCGTCATTCGCCGATACGACGAGTTCTCTCTCTAATGAAAAGCCAAAAGTGAAGTTTTCGGATACTGTTACTCATATACTAGTACCTGGCACA GCTCAAGTATATAGACAGAAACGATCCACTACACAAACACACATAACGGATCCCAAACGTGAACTAGCTGAAAGTCTTCCACTCTGCTTGGGTAATGAAGATTATCTTAAAGATTTTCAACCCTTATGTA aAGACAAtgcagaagaaaaaataaaagaatcttCGAAGACTGATGACAGTACAAAGATTAAAGTTGTGCATTTTGGTTTATTGTAA
- the LOC105829114 gene encoding protein Flattop codes for MSQHWHGCWIEDTFAPKRLRNWEVPKWYPNWPDRHCVTTKFIADDNGHVLDSAKKIGHSSWGTFKGTWDLPKKITRTIAKELSTPPQYKKDLWELHKKKHQKLCEMIKYANKDGKKEENIKS; via the exons atgtctcaacATTGGCATGGTTGTTGGATAGAAGATACATTTGCCCCAAAAAGATTGCGAAATTGGGAAGTTCCTAAATGGTATCCTAATTGGCCGGACAGGCATTGTGTCACTACGAAATTTATTGCAGATGATAATGGGCACGTATTAGATAGCGCCAAAAAGATCGGACATTCGTCGTGGGGAACATTTAaa ggCACATGGGATTTACCAAAGAAAATTACCAGAACCATTGCCAAAGAACTATCAACACCGCCTCAATATAAGAAAGATTTATGGGAATTGCACAAGAAGAAACATCAGAAATTATgtgaaatgataaaatatgccAACAAGGatggaaaaaaggaagaaaacaTCAAATCATAA
- the LOC105829113 gene encoding uncharacterized protein LOC105829113 encodes MALNLFKQIRMQRSLATKISSAKFYTGSLYEPDYLQTGKSKIPLLPVINIQIKGYNYPILESYQSFIHKLANIIQIDVENSWPLPPQEFKIQRYKTGTTKIVSEYNLKIYERNTQMSEVSTLKCSILIRALEAALPQGVTLNVDTFDPVLESKRFIPDKDLMDLKSMLDTMNKPKS; translated from the exons atgGCTCTAAATCTGTTTAAACAG ATCAGGATGCAACGTTCGCTCGCCACGAAAATCTCGTCGGCAAAATTCTACACTGGAAGCCTGTATGAGCCTGATTACTTACAG ACGGGAAAGTCGAAAATCCCACTTTTACCTgtgataaatatacaaatcaaAGGTTACAATTATCCTATACTAGAATCTTATCAGTCTTTCATACACAAGTTGGCAAACATTATACAAATTGATGTAGAGAATAg TTGGCCATTACCACCTCAAGAATTTAAGATTCAAAGATATAAAACTGGCACGACAAAAATTGTATCAGAGTACAATCTCAAAATTTACGAAAGAAATACGCAGATGTCGGAAGTATCTACTTTAAAGTGTTCGATATTAATCAGGGCATTGGAAGCAGCTTTACCACAGGGCGTTACTCTAAATGTAGACACTTTTGATCCAGTTCTAGAATCAAAGCGATTTATACCGGACAAAGACTTGATGGACTTGAAGTCTATGTTAGATACAATGAATAAACCTAAAAgctaa
- the LOC105829109 gene encoding conserved oligomeric Golgi complex subunit 8: MDIETENVINLIFPEGIPESWKENPNFYQYLSKLGGFDVDQLSKEPDHLSDEKNTVLQTTQKLVFANYKTFIRTAESSREILNHFNETENRLDKLVQKIPEFVEKCQSFCDTSKDINAHRRLNSLTLTRNAELLEILEMPQLMESCLRSNQYNEALELSQYARQLGMKHGDIPIISSIVAEIESSWSGMVGQVVGSLRGDLPLPRCLQLVGLLRSMDAFTESELRIKFLQARDSWLQGLLNAIPKEDPNLHITKTIELSRIHLFNIITQYKAMFNDDELIIPGRDLTLNESAIFYHWLEEKISQFLTTLEQDLPGVTSIDTILGQCTYFGLSFSRVGVDFTGRMSDIFVRVISERFEHNIRRTTRKFEKDMETFTLINKTQRLDIKTETCINSENPPEQLVEFYPLAEYCNGIIAAFNELRLCAPVALSTLCTKLLKESLHNVARAMLVFYKQEQQAFAAAERENMTRFTECLSEKLIPYVQYCIHAIFPPAQIAMHLGISVSELQKEDITYLNKQSIIEPVAALLPVKKDLVSKLCTSNIQPLTSHNIKNSSIAPSLSTETMTEIEKSKENEFSRQGTIQKRDVQTSQSDTIKSIV, encoded by the exons ATGGATATCGAGACGGAAAATGTGATAAACCTGATATTTCCAGAAGGTATCCCGg AATCCTGGAAAGAAAATcccaatttttatcaatatctcTCAAAACTTGGAGGCTTTGATGTCGATCAACTAA GTAAAGAACCTGATCACTTATCTGATGAGAAAAACACAGTCCTTCAGACAACGCAGAAACtagtttttgcaaattacaaaacttttattcGGACAGCAGAAAGCTCACGAGAAATACTCAATCat ttcaaTGAAACTGAAAACCGTCTTGACAaacttgtacaaaaaattCCTGAATTCGTGGAAAAATGTCAATCGTTTTGCGACACTTCAAAGGATATTAATGCGCATCGAAGATTGAATAGTTTAACGCTAACGCGAAATGCGGAGTTGCTCGAAATTCTCGAGATGCCTCAATTAATGGAATCGTGCTTGAGAAGCAATCAATATAATGAAGCATTGGAATTGTCTCAGTATGCTCGTCAATTAGGAATGAAGCACGGAGATATTCCTATTATTTCG tctATAGTAGCAGAGATCGAGAGCAGTTGGTCAGGTATGGTGGGACAAGTAGTTGGTTCTTTGAGAGGGGATCTACCGCTGCCGCGATGTCTCCAACTTGTCGGTTTGTTGCGTTCCATGGATGCATTTACGGAATCGGAACTTCGTATAAAGTTCCTTCAAGCGAGAGACAGTTGGCTTCAAGGTTTGCTGAATGCGATACCAAAGGAAGATC CTAATCTTCACATAACCAAAACGATAGAATTGTCCAGGATACatctgtttaatataataacacagtACAAAGCTATGTTTAACGACGACGAATTAATTATTCCCGGTCGCGATTTGACGTTAAATGAATCCGCGATATTTTATCATTGGTTAGAGGAAAAG ATATCGCAATTTCTCACCACGCTGGAGCAGGACTTGCCAGGTGTAACTTCTATAGATACCATTTTAGGCCAATGTACGTACTTTGGATTATCATTTAGTCGGGTGGGCGTTGATTTTACTGGCCGAATGTCTGATATATTTGTACGAGTTATCAGTGAAAGGTTCGAACACAACATTCGTAGAACGActagaaaatttgaaaaagatatGGAAACATTtacattgattaataaaacgcAACGGCTCGATATAAAAACAGAGACTTGTATTAATTCC GAAAATCCACCTGAACAACTGGTAGAATTTTACCCTCTAGCCGAATATTGCAACGGGATAATAGCAGCGTTCAATGAATTGCGACTCTGTGCACCGGTGGCACTCTCCACTTTGTGtacaaaactattaaaagaGTCGCTGCATAATGTGGCGAGAGCTATGTTAGTATTTTACAAGCAAGAACAGCAA GCGTTTGCTGCTGCGGAACGGGAGAATATGACCAGGTTCACGGAATGTTTGAGCGAGAAATTAATACCTTACGTACAGTATTGCATACACGCGATTTTTCCACCTGCCCAAATTGCAATGCATTTGGGAATCTCAGTCAGTGAACTCCAGAAAGAG gatatcacatatttaaataagcaaAGCATAATAGAACCTGTGGCTGCACTTTTACCTGTTAAAAAAGATTTGGTTTCCAAATTATGTACGTCGAATATACAGCCACTAACATcacataatataaagaattcttcCATCGCACCATCTTTGTCAACAGAAACTATGACAGAGATAGaaaaatcaaaagaaaatgaatttaGTCGACAAGGAACAATACAGAAGCGCGATGTACAAACCTCGCAGAGTGATACTATAAAAAGTATCGTATAA